A single region of the Planctomycetota bacterium genome encodes:
- the murA gene encoding UDP-N-acetylglucosamine 1-carboxyvinyltransferase: MDKFIIKGNNLLQGTVNISGSKNAALPILAATLLSDEKCVIKGVPLLRDVETLMQILRALGASVERKPNGDIETLVVSEKNSEARYELVKTMRASVCVLGPLIAKRRYAKVSLPGGCVIGVRPIDLHEKGLRLLGADIDYQHGYLIARTRGLKGCNMYLGGTFGSTVTGTANVLMAAVLAKGKTVIENAACEPEVQDLTLFLTKMGAKIKGIGTHHLEIEGVKRLKGATHTVIPDRIETGTFIAAGALVGKNITIKNCRMDHLAAVIDNYAQMGVTVERLSNTECRVKRVNTLKPIDITTLPYPGFPTDMQAQTMVMLTLADGISVVTERIYPDRFMHVAELNRMGAGIRKEGSYAVIQGRSHLSGAPVMASDLRASAAMVLAGLVATGETEIQRVYHIDRGYEKIEAKLNALGANIQRVSDKVQSTTEE; this comes from the coding sequence ATGGATAAATTCATTATCAAGGGAAATAACCTATTGCAGGGCACGGTCAATATCAGCGGTTCCAAGAACGCGGCCCTGCCCATCCTGGCCGCCACACTCCTGAGCGACGAGAAATGCGTCATCAAAGGCGTGCCGCTGCTGCGCGATGTCGAGACCCTGATGCAGATACTGCGCGCCTTGGGCGCCAGCGTGGAACGTAAGCCCAACGGCGATATCGAGACCCTGGTCGTCAGCGAAAAGAACTCCGAAGCCCGTTACGAATTGGTCAAGACCATGCGTGCCTCGGTCTGTGTCTTAGGTCCGCTCATTGCCAAACGCAGGTACGCCAAGGTCTCTTTGCCCGGCGGCTGTGTCATCGGCGTCCGGCCGATCGACCTGCACGAAAAGGGCCTGCGCCTCCTGGGCGCTGATATTGATTACCAGCACGGCTACCTGATTGCCCGGACCAGGGGCTTGAAGGGTTGCAATATGTATCTGGGCGGCACCTTCGGTTCGACCGTCACCGGTACAGCCAATGTCCTGATGGCCGCGGTCTTAGCCAAGGGCAAGACCGTCATCGAAAACGCCGCCTGCGAACCAGAGGTCCAGGACCTGACCTTGTTCCTGACCAAGATGGGCGCTAAGATAAAAGGCATCGGCACGCATCATCTGGAGATTGAGGGTGTTAAACGCCTGAAAGGCGCCACCCACACCGTTATTCCGGACCGGATTGAGACCGGCACCTTTATCGCGGCCGGCGCCCTGGTCGGAAAGAATATTACCATCAAGAACTGCCGGATGGACCACCTGGCCGCCGTCATTGACAATTACGCCCAGATGGGCGTCACAGTGGAACGGCTCTCCAACACCGAATGCCGGGTCAAGCGCGTCAATACCCTTAAACCCATTGACATTACCACATTGCCGTATCCCGGATTCCCGACCGATATGCAGGCCCAGACCATGGTCATGCTCACCCTGGCTGACGGCATTAGTGTCGTCACCGAACGGATATATCCGGACCGGTTTATGCACGTGGCCGAACTAAACCGTATGGGCGCCGGCATCCGCAAAGAGGGCTCTTATGCGGTGATTCAAGGCAGAAGCCACTTATCCGGCGCGCCGGTCATGGCATCCGACCTGCGGGCATCGGCTGCCATGGTCTTAGCCGGTCTGGTCGCCACCGGCGAAACCGAAATCCAGCGCGTCTATCACATTGACCGTGGCTATGAAAAGATAGAGGCCAAACTCAATGCCCTAGGGGCGAATATACAACGAGTATCAGATAAGGTTCAATCTACAACTGAGGAATAA
- the ffh gene encoding signal recognition particle protein, with amino-acid sequence MFESITEKLQAAFKKLSGQARLSEKNIQDGLREVRMALLEADVNYKIVKEFIETVTKRAVGKDVIDSITPAQQIIKIVHDELINLMGATEEGIKFASEPPTIFMMVGLQGCGKTTTCAKLAKYLTKKSHQPLLVAADVQRPAAVDQLKTLGKQLNIPVYSEKNTTPPKICENSLKFARENNLDCIILDTAGRLHINQELMDELKAISTRLKPQYVFLVADAMTGQDAVNSAKSFNEWLPLAGVILTKLDGDARGGAAISIRAVTGKSIRFVGIGEKIDNFEEFYPERMASRILGMGDIVSLVEKAQENMDEAKAKKLEEKLRKNKLDLQDFLEQLQQIKKMGSLKDILAMLPGVGGAIKNLDIDDKHIKKIEAIIQSMTPYERENPEVIDIKRRNRISKGSGTVPGDVSQLIKQFNDMQKMMKNMPKMGKMMGKMGGFLGK; translated from the coding sequence ATGTTCGAATCCATTACCGAAAAACTACAAGCCGCGTTTAAGAAGCTCTCCGGCCAGGCGCGCTTAAGCGAGAAGAATATCCAGGACGGCCTGCGCGAGGTCCGGATGGCGCTCCTGGAAGCCGATGTCAACTATAAAATCGTCAAGGAATTTATTGAGACGGTCACCAAACGCGCCGTGGGCAAGGACGTGATTGACAGCATCACCCCGGCCCAGCAGATTATCAAGATTGTTCACGATGAATTGATTAACCTGATGGGCGCCACGGAAGAGGGCATCAAATTCGCCTCGGAACCGCCCACCATCTTTATGATGGTCGGCCTGCAGGGTTGCGGCAAGACCACCACCTGCGCCAAGCTGGCTAAGTATCTGACCAAGAAATCGCATCAGCCATTGCTGGTGGCGGCTGATGTCCAGCGCCCGGCCGCCGTGGACCAGCTCAAGACCCTGGGCAAGCAGCTCAATATCCCGGTCTACAGCGAAAAGAATACCACGCCGCCTAAAATCTGCGAGAACTCGCTCAAATTCGCCCGCGAGAATAACCTGGATTGCATTATTCTCGATACCGCCGGCCGGTTACATATCAATCAGGAACTCATGGACGAACTCAAGGCCATCTCGACCCGGCTCAAGCCCCAGTATGTCTTTCTGGTAGCCGATGCCATGACCGGCCAGGACGCGGTCAACAGCGCCAAGTCGTTTAATGAATGGCTGCCGCTGGCCGGCGTGATACTGACCAAGCTGGACGGCGACGCCCGGGGTGGCGCGGCCATATCCATCAGGGCCGTCACCGGCAAGTCCATCCGGTTCGTCGGCATCGGCGAAAAGATAGACAACTTCGAGGAGTTCTATCCCGAGCGCATGGCCTCGCGGATTCTCGGTATGGGCGACATCGTTTCCTTGGTGGAAAAGGCCCAGGAAAATATGGACGAGGCCAAGGCCAAGAAACTGGAAGAGAAACTGCGCAAGAACAAACTCGATTTGCAGGATTTCCTGGAACAGCTCCAGCAGATAAAAAAGATGGGCTCGTTAAAGGACATATTGGCCATGCTGCCCGGCGTGGGCGGGGCAATCAAGAATCTGGACATAGACGACAAGCATATCAAGAAGATAGAGGCGATAATCCAATCCATGACGCCGTATGAGCGGGAGAATCCCGAGGTCATCGACATCAAGCGCCGGAACCGCATCTCCAAGGGCAGCGGCACCGTGCCGGGCGACGTCAGCCAGCTCATCAAGCAATTCAACGACATGCAGAAGATGATGAAGAACATGCCCAAGATGGGCAAGATGATGGGCAAAATGGGCGGATTCCTGGGCAAGTAA
- a CDS encoding HU family DNA-binding protein produces the protein MNKQELVEAMAKCQKDTKASAERWLSCCLDCVQTGLKKDKGVQLVGFGSFRVKNRAARKGRNPQTGATITIKASKTVGFKPSHDLKKAL, from the coding sequence GTGAATAAGCAAGAACTGGTAGAAGCAATGGCAAAATGCCAAAAGGATACCAAGGCGTCAGCCGAAAGATGGCTGAGCTGCTGTCTGGATTGCGTCCAGACCGGGCTGAAGAAGGACAAAGGAGTTCAGTTAGTTGGTTTCGGTTCATTCAGGGTGAAGAACCGGGCGGCCCGCAAAGGCCGTAATCCCCAGACCGGCGCCACGATAACTATTAAGGCGTCAAAGACGGTGGGATTCAAACCCAGCCATGACCTGAAAAAAGCACTGTAG
- a CDS encoding phosphoribosylaminoimidazolesuccinocarboxamide synthase: MVWETSIPEGNGLKLFSRGKVRDVYETADYLLIVTTDRLSAFDVVLPDPIPYKGAVLTALSEFWFDIIKNITPTHFITADFGTIAAKIPAVAGYEKELTGRSMLVKKVKVYQVECIVRGYLAGSGWSEYAKTQSVCGIKLPVGLKESARLSEPIFTPSTKATSGHDENISFEKMTELIGKKDAEELKSRTLKIYELTHQYALAKGIIICDTKMEWGRDASGKIVLADELLTPDSSRFWPKDSYAPGQGQPSFDKQFVRDYLNSIGWDKKPPAPKLPEEIINKTSEKYLEAYKRLTGKSL; encoded by the coding sequence ATGGTCTGGGAAACGTCTATTCCCGAAGGGAACGGACTAAAACTCTTCAGCCGGGGCAAGGTGCGCGACGTCTATGAGACCGCGGATTATCTGCTGATTGTTACGACCGACCGGCTTTCGGCCTTTGACGTGGTGCTACCTGACCCGATTCCCTATAAGGGCGCGGTCTTGACCGCCCTGTCCGAATTCTGGTTCGATATCATAAAGAACATTACCCCGACCCATTTTATCACGGCTGATTTCGGGACCATTGCCGCCAAGATACCGGCCGTGGCCGGATATGAAAAAGAATTAACCGGCCGGTCTATGCTGGTAAAAAAGGTTAAGGTCTATCAAGTGGAATGCATTGTCCGCGGTTATTTGGCTGGCTCGGGCTGGAGCGAGTATGCCAAAACCCAGAGCGTCTGCGGAATAAAACTGCCGGTCGGACTGAAGGAATCAGCCCGTTTGAGCGAGCCGATATTCACTCCGTCCACCAAGGCCACCAGCGGGCACGACGAGAATATCTCATTTGAAAAGATGACTGAACTCATCGGCAAGAAAGACGCCGAGGAATTAAAGTCCCGGACGCTGAAAATATACGAGCTCACCCATCAATACGCCCTGGCCAAGGGCATAATTATCTGCGATACCAAGATGGAATGGGGCCGAGACGCCAGCGGTAAAATAGTTTTAGCGGATGAGTTGCTGACTCCGGATTCGTCCCGTTTCTGGCCCAAAGACAGCTATGCGCCGGGCCAGGGACAGCCGTCCTTTGACAAACAGTTTGTCCGCGATTATCTCAACTCCATCGGCTGGGACAAGAAACCGCCGGCGCCCAAACTGCCCGAGGAAATAATCAATAAAACCTCCGAGAAATACCTGGAGGCGTATAAACGACTGACCGGTAAATCCTTATAA
- the queA gene encoding tRNA preQ1(34) S-adenosylmethionine ribosyltransferase-isomerase QueA has translation MKLRELEYKLPKELIAQKPAKPRDHSRLLVLDRNTGKIKHRRFNNIVDYLNKGDVLVLNNTRVIPCRLIARRASGGVADILLIKQDEKDEGIWTALINFNRRLRENEILSLVSKDAINITLLKRLADGWQIRITPAINIKDLQTLGKMPLPPYIKRPKTGDGQIKSDKDCYQTVYADRDGSIAAPTAGLHFTRPLINRLIKKGVRIVSVTLHVGIGTFKPIKADNIEDHRMEQEYFEVSPETARALLEAYRDKKRVIAVGTTACRVLETIAGQIRMLMVHPWLEKQRVMRASLIRGWTDLFIHPPYQFNIVQSLITNFHLPHGTPLALVAAFAGRKKIVDTYQEAISKKYRFYSYGDAMMII, from the coding sequence ATGAAGCTTCGCGAGCTAGAATATAAATTGCCCAAAGAACTGATTGCCCAGAAGCCGGCTAAACCAAGGGACCACTCACGCCTGCTGGTCTTGGACCGCAACACCGGCAAGATAAAGCACCGCAGATTCAACAACATCGTTGATTATCTTAATAAGGGCGATGTCCTGGTGCTGAATAATACCCGGGTCATTCCCTGCCGGCTGATTGCCCGGCGCGCCTCGGGCGGCGTGGCGGATATTCTGCTTATCAAGCAGGATGAAAAAGACGAGGGTATCTGGACCGCCCTGATAAACTTCAACCGCCGGCTCAGGGAAAACGAGATCCTGTCTTTGGTCAGCAAGGATGCTATAAATATCACCCTGCTAAAGCGGCTGGCAGACGGCTGGCAGATCAGGATTACGCCAGCCATAAATATCAAAGACCTGCAGACCCTGGGCAAAATGCCCCTGCCGCCTTATATAAAAAGGCCAAAGACCGGGGATGGGCAAATAAAATCAGACAAGGACTGTTATCAAACTGTGTATGCGGATAGGGACGGTTCTATTGCCGCGCCCACTGCCGGCCTGCACTTCACCAGGCCGCTGATTAACCGGCTGATTAAAAAGGGCGTCAGGATTGTCTCTGTTACCCTGCACGTCGGCATCGGCACCTTTAAGCCCATCAAGGCGGATAATATAGAAGACCATCGGATGGAACAGGAATATTTTGAGGTCAGTCCCGAGACGGCCCGGGCCCTTTTAGAGGCGTATCGTGACAAGAAACGGGTTATTGCGGTCGGCACCACCGCTTGTCGGGTGCTGGAAACCATCGCCGGGCAGATAAGAATGCTGATGGTTCATCCCTGGCTGGAAAAACAACGGGTCATGCGGGCGTCATTAATACGCGGCTGGACCGACCTATTCATCCATCCACCCTATCAATTCAATATCGTGCAATCACTGATTACCAATTTCCACCTGCCGCACGGCACGCCTCTGGCGCTGGTGGCTGCCTTTGCGGGACGCAAGAAGATTGTAGATACCTATCAGGAAGCCATAAGCAAAAAGTATCGTTTTTATAGTTATGGCGATGCAATGATGATAATATAG
- a CDS encoding WD40 repeat domain-containing protein, with the protein MKNLILPVAFILLLGTSLYAVQSSSWEINNPTGWRKGEMQGAILSADGSLTMGATYTKIALPSQPITDEDSGLWCSATVNDRVYFGSAKGIIYSLDQKENKLNEVFNTGEMLVTTMVADKDSLYAGTIPNGKVFKIDKSGKGTLFCTISAGPAKGDPTKAGQTYVWQLCLDNDNNLYAATGPEGKIYKIDSTGKAEVFYDTKKKNVLSLIFNGKDCFYASTADPGIVYRISLKGRPEIVADLGDLEIKSLVYSPEKNELFIGANKGIRVAPQEFLGLIQQSAKKAAVTPPVPGQAPKDAVPGETKPTLPTETPKHEAPHETPPPADRDHGDHHPPAPPAPDHKSADSPANRDKSIAPERKSQDIIDSEDIIVEETPMPAAGVVEHEPTQAPTPSPTPAPVTMAPAVQSETISVPLPPETPRPPVHCVIYKMSNSFIKEVTALNDCYITELKLNADGVLVAGTDNSGRIYYVFQSGKFFIPYDLDAGQVLTLVMNKDNQLYAAGSGKKAAAYLARTDLAVKAEFTADVWDARFPSRWGNFSFKGQGALMLQVQSGNTAKPDETWSDWSDPVMVSAQGGSASGGKADESVKPNAPTARYFRVKLAWDSRDTVIKEITQNYLVHNQQPRIMGFNIAPVPPLPPTGVIQKMPFRKMNYQVQDPDGDALSYRIYYRAENQKAWILLNQEFPGGLIFQPEFNWLTDSLQDGRYFIKLEATDEKVNPNGTELRDEKISDPVIVDNTRPEIKGLAMDKNLECSGQVVDTLSQIRRIEYSLDGGKWEAAFPADGIMDSNSEDFKFTLAVTAAGFHNIAVRAFDEFGNMGLGQMEFERR; encoded by the coding sequence ATGAAAAACCTTATTTTACCCGTCGCCTTCATCCTTTTACTGGGCACCAGCCTGTATGCCGTCCAGTCCTCATCCTGGGAGATAAACAATCCCACCGGATGGCGCAAGGGCGAGATGCAGGGCGCGATTCTGTCCGCGGACGGCTCGCTCACTATGGGCGCCACCTACACCAAAATCGCACTGCCCAGCCAGCCCATTACGGACGAGGATTCCGGGCTCTGGTGCAGCGCCACCGTAAACGACCGCGTCTATTTCGGCTCGGCCAAAGGCATAATCTATTCCCTCGATCAGAAGGAAAATAAGCTGAACGAGGTATTTAATACCGGCGAAATGCTGGTCACTACCATGGTGGCCGATAAGGACAGTCTCTATGCCGGCACCATTCCTAACGGCAAGGTATTCAAGATAGACAAATCAGGCAAGGGAACATTATTCTGCACCATTTCTGCCGGTCCAGCCAAAGGCGATCCCACCAAGGCGGGACAAACATACGTCTGGCAACTCTGCCTTGATAACGATAATAATCTCTATGCGGCCACCGGCCCCGAAGGCAAGATATACAAGATTGACAGCACTGGAAAGGCCGAGGTCTTCTACGACACCAAGAAAAAGAACGTCCTGTCCCTGATATTCAATGGGAAGGATTGTTTCTATGCCAGCACAGCCGACCCGGGCATTGTCTATCGCATCTCGCTCAAGGGCCGGCCGGAAATCGTAGCTGATTTGGGCGACTTGGAAATCAAGTCGCTGGTTTATTCACCGGAGAAAAATGAACTTTTTATCGGCGCCAACAAGGGCATCCGGGTGGCGCCCCAGGAATTCCTAGGTCTGATACAGCAGTCAGCCAAAAAGGCCGCGGTTACCCCGCCGGTCCCGGGCCAGGCACCCAAGGACGCGGTTCCGGGCGAAACCAAACCAACTCTACCCACAGAAACGCCCAAACACGAAGCCCCTCACGAGACCCCTCCGCCGGCTGACCGGGACCACGGCGACCATCATCCGCCTGCGCCGCCCGCCCCGGACCACAAGTCCGCAGACAGTCCCGCTAATAGGGACAAGTCCATCGCGCCGGAACGGAAATCACAGGACATAATTGATTCCGAAGACATTATTGTAGAAGAAACTCCTATGCCTGCCGCAGGCGTGGTCGAACATGAACCGACCCAGGCGCCGACCCCGTCTCCCACACCGGCTCCGGTCACCATGGCTCCGGCTGTCCAGTCCGAAACTATTTCAGTCCCACTGCCTCCGGAAACGCCCCGGCCGCCGGTCCATTGCGTCATCTATAAAATGTCCAACAGCTTTATCAAAGAGGTCACCGCGCTCAACGACTGCTATATCACCGAGCTGAAACTCAACGCGGACGGCGTCCTGGTTGCCGGCACGGACAACAGCGGCCGGATTTATTACGTCTTCCAGAGCGGCAAGTTCTTCATTCCCTATGACCTGGATGCCGGACAGGTCCTGACTCTGGTCATGAATAAAGACAACCAGCTCTACGCGGCCGGTTCAGGCAAGAAGGCCGCGGCCTATCTGGCCCGGACCGATTTGGCCGTCAAGGCCGAATTCACCGCCGATGTCTGGGACGCCCGGTTCCCGTCCCGCTGGGGCAACTTCTCATTCAAAGGCCAAGGCGCGCTCATGCTTCAGGTCCAGAGCGGCAATACCGCCAAGCCGGACGAGACCTGGTCTGATTGGTCTGACCCGGTTATGGTATCCGCCCAAGGCGGATCCGCCTCTGGCGGAAAGGCCGATGAATCGGTCAAGCCCAATGCCCCGACGGCCCGCTATTTCAGGGTCAAACTGGCCTGGGACAGCCGGGACACGGTCATCAAGGAAATCACCCAGAATTACCTGGTCCACAACCAGCAGCCCAGAATCATGGGATTTAATATCGCGCCGGTTCCGCCCCTGCCGCCTACCGGCGTCATTCAGAAAATGCCGTTCCGGAAGATGAACTACCAGGTCCAGGACCCGGATGGCGACGCCCTTTCCTATCGCATCTATTACCGGGCCGAAAACCAGAAGGCCTGGATACTGCTCAACCAGGAATTCCCGGGCGGCCTGATATTCCAGCCGGAATTCAACTGGCTGACCGACTCGCTCCAGGACGGCCGGTATTTCATCAAGCTCGAGGCCACGGACGAAAAGGTCAATCCCAACGGCACCGAACTCAGGGACGAGAAGATATCAGACCCAGTCATCGTGGACAACACCCGGCCGGAGATAAAAGGCCTGGCAATGGACAAGAATCTGGAATGTTCCGGCCAGGTCGTGGACACCCTGTCCCAGATTCGGCGGATAGAATATTCCTTAGACGGCGGGAAATGGGAAGCGGCCTTCCCGGCCGACGGCATCATGGACTCCAACTCCGAGGACTTTAAGTTTACTTTAGCTGTAACTGCCGCTGGATTCCATAACATTGCCGTCCGGGCCTTTGACGAATTCGGCAATATGGGATTGGGGCAGATGGAATTCGAAAGGAGATAA
- a CDS encoding isoprenylcysteine carboxylmethyltransferase family protein — protein sequence MKTTYYIGRFIFRWRWILYIATFVPMVFIKWHETRHWLIWPIGGFLVFLGSWTRVYAARYIGWKAKPEDPMKRILTTDGPYRITRNPLYWGNIIGFGGSAVMFGLLWYIPIAVGVIFLLHHLLITWYEENRMREKYGAEYEEYCKKVPRWGPKLSGATPHEIRPEFPWGRVLLAELGTLAGFFGTIILALVKEFYL from the coding sequence ATGAAAACAACTTATTACATCGGTCGCTTCATCTTCCGCTGGCGCTGGATACTCTACATCGCCACCTTCGTGCCCATGGTCTTTATCAAGTGGCACGAAACCCGGCACTGGCTCATCTGGCCCATCGGCGGGTTCCTGGTATTCCTGGGCTCCTGGACCCGGGTCTACGCGGCCCGCTACATCGGCTGGAAAGCCAAGCCCGAAGACCCGATGAAACGAATCCTGACCACGGACGGCCCGTACCGGATTACCCGCAACCCGCTCTACTGGGGCAATATCATCGGATTCGGCGGCTCGGCCGTGATGTTCGGACTGCTCTGGTATATCCCGATAGCCGTGGGCGTGATTTTCCTGCTCCACCATCTGCTCATCACCTGGTATGAAGAGAACCGGATGCGCGAGAAATACGGCGCCGAATACGAGGAATACTGCAAAAAGGTGCCGCGCTGGGGCCCGAAACTCTCCGGGGCAACGCCGCATGAAATCAGGCCGGAATTCCCCTGGGGCCGGGTATTGCTGGCCGAATTAGGCACCCTGGCCGGATTCTTCGGCACCATTATCCTGGCGCTGGTAAAAGAATTCTATCTCTAA
- a CDS encoding DNA alkylation repair protein, translating to MEYFEIINKLKSLANPKNVASMARFGINPHKTLGVFMPRLRALAKQTGKNHSLARQLWASGIHEARILAGLVDESEKVTEKQMDKWARDFDSWDVCDGSCMNLFDRLEIAPKKAVAWSERKEEFVKRAGFALMACLAWHRKDAKDKEFTKFLPIIKQELSDNRNFVRKAVSWALRQIGKRSLYLNKQAVATAKEIQKTDSGAARWIASDAIRELTSQAVQKRLRQPKH from the coding sequence ATGGAGTACTTCGAAATCATCAATAAACTCAAGTCATTAGCCAATCCCAAAAATGTAGCCAGCATGGCCCGGTTTGGAATCAATCCGCACAAGACCCTGGGCGTTTTCATGCCCCGGTTGCGGGCGCTGGCCAAACAGACCGGTAAAAACCATTCTTTGGCCCGGCAACTTTGGGCTTCTGGCATCCACGAGGCGCGCATCCTGGCCGGCCTGGTTGATGAATCCGAAAAGGTAACCGAAAAACAGATGGATAAATGGGCTCGGGATTTTGATTCCTGGGATGTCTGCGACGGGTCCTGCATGAACCTGTTTGACCGGCTGGAGATTGCGCCCAAAAAAGCGGTTGCCTGGAGCGAGCGAAAAGAGGAGTTTGTCAAGCGGGCTGGATTTGCTCTGATGGCCTGTCTGGCCTGGCATCGCAAAGATGCAAAAGATAAAGAGTTCACTAAATTCCTGCCTATAATAAAGCAGGAATTGTCTGATAACCGTAATTTTGTCAGGAAGGCAGTTAGCTGGGCCTTGAGGCAGATCGGCAAACGCAGTCTTTATCTGAATAAACAGGCCGTAGCAACCGCAAAGGAGATACAAAAGACAGATTCCGGGGCAGCCCGATGGATTGCCTCGGACGCCATAAGGGAATTGACCAGCCAGGCGGTGCAGAAACGACTGCGCCAGCCGAAGCACTAA
- a CDS encoding NAD(P)/FAD-dependent oxidoreductase: MQEKSVIIIGAGLAGLSAGCYARMNGYKTRILEHHSKPGGVVAGWKRNGFLIDGGIHYLMDYKPPRATHQLYTELGILTANHIQQKDAYLRFLDEPTGKRIEITRDLDKFASDLKALSPQDSGLIDSLISAARAMQGLDIMGIGLSQPAELTGWLDKIGQIWKMRRLLKYMDGKYGCSVRDFAGDIKDPLLRRIIENLFLPDVPVFFITMLLATLADGQMGVLEEGSLHFAMSLDNRYRGLGGQIDYSSTVTRIIVEDNRAIGVQLENGRQFTADTVISAADGYSTIFQMLDGKYVNNQILDMYQSSGAMAPLVANSAETGSTHWSGPNMPQRRWHTGGRWKLFNPIMIINFGVTREFKGEPSISIITLNKQVKIGNQDIAGLSLRIFNHSPHFAPPGKTVVQVMAETDWDYWHDLRVNNRLQYDSEKQRVAGEILERLEAYYPGISSRIEVTDVATPYTMWRYTHNYKGAFEGWLPTPETFKTPLKMTLPGLGGFYMIGQWVMAGGGVPPCLYSGKHAVQILCYKDKKEFVSHKG, translated from the coding sequence ATGCAGGAAAAATCAGTTATTATCATAGGCGCCGGATTAGCCGGGCTGTCGGCTGGTTGTTATGCTCGGATGAACGGCTATAAGACGCGGATTTTGGAGCACCATTCCAAGCCCGGCGGCGTGGTAGCCGGCTGGAAACGTAACGGTTTCCTTATTGACGGCGGCATCCACTACCTAATGGATTATAAACCGCCCAGGGCCACCCATCAGTTATACACTGAATTAGGTATCCTGACGGCCAATCATATCCAGCAGAAGGATGCCTACCTGCGGTTTCTGGATGAGCCCACCGGCAAACGCATAGAAATCACCCGCGATCTGGATAAGTTTGCCAGCGACCTCAAGGCGCTTTCACCACAGGATTCCGGCCTGATTGACAGCCTGATTTCAGCGGCCCGGGCCATGCAGGGGCTGGATATAATGGGTATTGGGTTAAGCCAGCCCGCTGAATTAACCGGGTGGCTGGATAAAATCGGCCAGATATGGAAAATGAGACGCCTGTTGAAATATATGGATGGGAAATATGGGTGTTCGGTCAGGGATTTTGCCGGGGATATAAAAGACCCGCTGCTTAGGCGTATCATAGAAAATCTCTTCCTGCCCGATGTGCCGGTATTTTTTATTACCATGCTGCTGGCCACGCTGGCGGACGGGCAGATGGGCGTTCTGGAAGAGGGGTCACTGCATTTCGCCATGTCTCTGGATAATCGCTACCGCGGGTTAGGCGGCCAGATTGACTACAGTTCCACGGTTACCAGGATTATAGTCGAGGATAATCGGGCTATTGGTGTGCAACTGGAAAACGGTCGGCAATTCACGGCTGACACGGTAATATCGGCCGCCGACGGCTACAGCACTATCTTTCAGATGTTAGATGGCAAATACGTCAACAACCAAATTCTTGATATGTATCAGTCCAGTGGCGCCATGGCGCCACTGGTCGCGAACTCCGCAGAGACTGGGAGCACCCACTGGAGCGGACCGAACATGCCGCAGAGACGGTGGCACACCGGGGGGCGCTGGAAACTGTTTAATCCGATTATGATAATTAATTTCGGCGTGACCAGAGAATTCAAGGGGGAGCCGAGCATTAGCATTATCACGCTTAATAAACAGGTCAAAATAGGAAATCAGGATATAGCTGGTTTGTCGCTCCGGATTTTTAATCATAGCCCCCACTTTGCGCCGCCGGGTAAGACGGTGGTCCAGGTAATGGCTGAGACGGACTGGGATTACTGGCATGACCTTCGGGTTAATAATCGCCTGCAATATGATTCGGAGAAACAGCGGGTGGCCGGAGAAATCCTGGAGCGATTAGAAGCGTATTATCCGGGCATTTCATCCCGGATTGAAGTAACCGACGTGGCCACGCCCTATACCATGTGGCGTTATACGCACAATTACAAGGGCGCATTTGAGGGCTGGCTGCCTACGCCGGAGACATTTAAAACCCCGCTGAAAATGACCCTGCCCGGGTTGGGTGGTTTTTATATGATAGGTCAATGGGTCATGGCTGGCGGCGGGGTTCCGCCCTGCCTGTATTCGGGCAAACACGCGGTGCAAATACTCTGCTATAAGGACAAAAAGGAATTCGTGTCGCATAAAGGGTAA